A portion of the Leptospira wolbachii serovar Codice str. CDC genome contains these proteins:
- a CDS encoding alpha/beta fold hydrolase, translating into MKENYHKLSLFFPILFPYLFWMNGSLLGSPITTSYFQVEEGKIAYSKTGDGKRNLILLPGIGDRKESYLELSQLLAKENSVYSFDLRGLGESDISFSSYGPKETAEDILHFIREKDLQNVYIVANSMTAASAVYIRSMEKKRVLGLVLSGPFVRDKADLSFGMKTLIHLAFRGPWGPSAWVSFYESLFPVHPPKDLKERSEKLKQNLSADGRMAAVRAMLFAPKKECEAALNIVRGNVIVVMGTKDPDFDSPEEEANWIGKTLGGEVEMYEGAGHYPFVEDPSRFSSDVQKLWQKN; encoded by the coding sequence ATGAAAGAAAACTACCACAAACTCTCTCTTTTTTTCCCCATATTATTTCCTTACCTTTTTTGGATGAACGGTTCTCTACTCGGATCGCCGATCACAACTTCTTACTTTCAGGTAGAGGAAGGTAAAATCGCTTATTCGAAAACTGGTGATGGAAAACGAAACTTGATCCTATTACCGGGAATTGGAGATAGAAAAGAAAGTTACTTGGAACTAAGTCAACTTTTAGCAAAAGAGAATTCTGTTTATAGTTTCGACTTACGCGGGCTTGGTGAATCTGATATTAGTTTTTCCTCTTATGGTCCCAAAGAAACAGCAGAAGACATTTTGCATTTTATCCGAGAGAAAGATCTACAAAATGTATATATTGTTGCCAATTCGATGACAGCTGCTTCGGCAGTATACATTCGTTCTATGGAAAAAAAAAGAGTCCTAGGCCTTGTTTTGTCTGGTCCCTTTGTCCGAGATAAAGCGGACCTCTCATTTGGAATGAAAACATTAATCCATTTAGCTTTTCGTGGTCCCTGGGGACCAAGTGCTTGGGTTTCGTTTTATGAATCTCTTTTTCCCGTACATCCGCCTAAAGATCTAAAAGAGCGTTCTGAAAAATTGAAACAAAATCTATCGGCAGATGGTCGTATGGCTGCTGTTAGGGCAATGTTGTTTGCCCCAAAAAAAGAATGTGAGGCCGCTTTAAATATAGTTAGGGGAAACGTCATTGTAGTGATGGGAACAAAAGATCCAGATTTTGATTCTCCTGAGGAAGAAGCAAATTGGATCGGTAAAACTTTAGGTGGTGAGGTGGAAATGTATGAAGGTGCAGGCCACTATCCTTTCGTGGAAGATCCTTCTCGGTTTTCTTCCGACGTACAGAAGTTATGGCAAAAAAACTAA
- a CDS encoding adenylate/guanylate cyclase domain-containing protein has translation MSIVTFEDKENFPLETNKPGATILETALKYEYPLYHLCGGNAKCTTCRVFITEGLDHLSHRNEREQTLADRKGWPSEIRLACQTEVFGDVSLRRIIKDNKDLKNVTSESKSSKTGEECYAVILFLDIKGFTAFTEASLPYDVVFVLNRFFQEMSEPILNNGGGIDKFIGDGILAFFQIQNKDPLKTANEESLKEAKRETIHSAIRACLRMFDQLKKFNFEMKDRFNFTFDIRIGLHAGNVIYGDIGHSEYKSQTVLGDTVNVASRLEALNKKTNTQFLVSDEIYNLIGSSLAVNKKVITRLRGKSEKMTAYSVLGFKKPDPILQIQKSFDHVLEYNPHWIESYIDKLKTFTLENQTPNQMPKEGESSISQEEFLNSIESIIEKLGNPISVKKEVSKLAAIYESLGITKKEFPKLVPILLSTLRENLPSEWNPNLESIWTQVIMDLTIETIES, from the coding sequence ATGTCCATTGTTACCTTCGAAGACAAAGAAAATTTTCCTTTAGAAACAAACAAACCTGGAGCCACCATCCTTGAGACTGCTCTAAAATACGAGTATCCACTCTACCACCTCTGCGGAGGAAATGCCAAATGTACAACCTGTCGGGTGTTTATCACAGAAGGTCTAGACCATCTGAGCCATCGCAATGAAAGGGAACAAACGCTAGCAGATAGGAAAGGTTGGCCTTCGGAAATTCGGCTCGCTTGCCAAACGGAAGTTTTTGGCGATGTATCTTTACGAAGGATCATTAAAGACAATAAAGATTTAAAAAATGTAACGAGTGAATCCAAATCTTCAAAAACAGGTGAGGAGTGTTATGCGGTAATCCTTTTTCTAGATATCAAAGGGTTCACTGCCTTTACAGAAGCAAGTCTTCCTTATGATGTTGTTTTTGTTCTTAACAGGTTCTTTCAAGAAATGAGTGAACCTATCCTAAACAACGGCGGGGGAATCGATAAATTTATCGGAGATGGGATCTTGGCTTTTTTCCAAATCCAAAACAAAGACCCACTAAAAACGGCAAACGAAGAAAGTCTGAAGGAAGCAAAACGGGAAACCATTCATTCTGCAATCCGAGCTTGCCTTCGTATGTTTGATCAATTAAAAAAATTCAATTTCGAAATGAAGGATAGGTTTAATTTTACTTTTGACATCCGGATTGGTCTTCATGCGGGGAATGTAATTTACGGAGACATTGGACATTCGGAATACAAAAGTCAAACCGTACTCGGAGACACAGTCAATGTAGCAAGTCGGCTAGAGGCATTGAATAAAAAAACAAACACTCAGTTTTTAGTCTCAGATGAAATTTATAATCTTATTGGTTCCTCGCTTGCTGTGAACAAAAAAGTAATCACAAGATTAAGAGGTAAGTCAGAAAAAATGACTGCCTACTCTGTTCTCGGATTCAAAAAACCTGATCCCATCTTACAAATTCAAAAATCTTTTGATCATGTCTTAGAATACAATCCGCATTGGATAGAAAGTTATATCGACAAATTAAAAACCTTTACTTTGGAAAACCAGACACCGAACCAAATGCCCAAAGAAGGGGAATCTTCCATTTCACAAGAAGAGTTTTTAAACTCCATTGAATCCATTATTGAAAAGTTAGGAAATCCCATCTCTGTAAAAAAAGAAGTTTCAAAATTAGCTGCCATTTACGAATCCCTTGGAATAACAAAGAAAGAATTTCCGAAACTGGTTCCTATCCTTCTATCAACGCTCCGAGAAAATCTTCCTTCGGAGTGGAACCCAAATTTAGAATCCATCTGGACCCAGGTAATCATGGATCTAACCATAGAAACCATTGAATCGTAA